In Kutzneria kofuensis, the DNA window GTGCTGGGCTTCAACGTCCGGGCGGAGGGCCGTGCCACCGAGCTGGCCAACCGCGAGGGCGTCGAGGTCCGCTACTACACGGTGATCTACCAGGCGATCGACGAGATCGAGCAGGCCCTCAAGGGCATGCTCAAGCCGGAGTACGAGGAGGTGCAGCTCGGCCGGGCCGAGGTGCGCGACGTCTTCAAGTCCTCCAAGGTCGGCACGATCGCGGGCTGCCTGGTGATGTCCGGCGAGCTCAAGCGCAACTCGAAGGCGCGACTGCTCCGCGACAACATCGTGGTCCAGGAGAACCTCACCCTCACCTCGCTGCGTCGCTTCAAGGACGACGTGACCGAGGTCCGGGAGGGCTTCGAGTGCGGTGTCACCCTCGGTAACTACAGCGACCTGCGGGTCGATGACGTGATCGAGACGTACGAGATGCGGGAGAAGCCCCGCAACTGATCAAGCGGCGTGCGACGGGGCCGGCTCCGGCCGGCCCCGTCCGCGTCCCACCACGGTGATGCCCATGTACGTAGGTGCCCTCGAGTTGGACGTGCTGCTGGGCGACGTCCACTCGCTCAAGGAGAAGCGTTCCGTGGTTCGGCCGGTGCTGGCCGAGATCCGGCGCAAGTACGAGGTCTCGGTCGCCGAGGCCGGTCATCTCGACCTGCACCGCCGCGCCCTCGTCGGGGTGTCGGTGGTCGCCGCCGACGCGGGGCACGTCCGGGACGTGCTCGACGCGTGCGAGCGGCTGGTGTCCTCCCGGCCCGAGCTGCAGGTCCTGTCCGCGCGACAGCGGCTGCTCGGCCCCGAGGACGACTGAGTTCCATCTGTCACTACTCATGAGGAGGAGCGCCGTGGCCGACCAGGCCCGCGCCCGCAGGCTCGCCAAGCGGATCGCCCAGATCGTGGCGTCCGCGCTGGAACACGAGGTGAAGGACCCCCGGCTGGCCCGGGTGACCATCACCGACGCCAGGGTCACCCCCGACCTGCACGACGCGACCGTGTACTACACCGTGCTCGGCGACAACCTGGAGTCCGCTCCCGACCACGCCGCCGTCACCGCCGCGCTGACCAGCGCGACCGGTGTGCTGCGCACCATGGTGGGGCAGCAGACCGGCGTGCGGTTCACGCCGACCCTGGCGTTCGTCGCCGACACGATTCCGACCGACTCGAAGCGGATCGACGAGCTGCTGGCCAAGGCCCGCGAGTCGGACGCCGAGGTGGCGCAGCTGGCGTCCACCGCGCAGCCGGCCGGCGAGGCCGACCCGTACAAGGCTCCCCGCGAGGAGGAGTCCGACCCGGAGTGACGTAGCTTGCCGGTGTGAGCTCTTCCGATCAGGTCGATGTCGCGGCCGCCGCGGCCCTGCTGGCCGCGGCGGCCGACGTCACGCTGCTGGCCCACGTCAACCCGGACGCCGACGCGCTGGGCAGCGCCGTGGCCCTGGGGCTGGCGCTGCGGCGGCGCGGGGCGACCGTCCGCGTGTCGTTCGGCACGCCGTCGACGGTGCCGGAGTCGCTGCGGCCGCTGGATTCCGCCGGCCTGTTCGTGCCGGCCGCCGAGGTGCCGTCGCGGCCGGAGTTCCTGGTGGCGTTGGACACCGGCAGCGTCGACCGGCTCGGCCCGCTCGGTGACCGGGTGGCCGCCGCCGGCGTCTCGCTCGTGGTCGACCATCACGTCTCGAACACCCGGTACGGCACGCACAACCTGGTGGACGACCGGGCCGAGGCCACCGCGGTGATCGTGGCCCGGCTGCTGGACGCGCTCGGCGCCGAGATCGACGAGCCGATCGCGCGCTGCCTGTACGCC includes these proteins:
- a CDS encoding DUF503 domain-containing protein, with translation MYVGALELDVLLGDVHSLKEKRSVVRPVLAEIRRKYEVSVAEAGHLDLHRRALVGVSVVAADAGHVRDVLDACERLVSSRPELQVLSARQRLLGPEDD
- the rbfA gene encoding 30S ribosome-binding factor RbfA — translated: MADQARARRLAKRIAQIVASALEHEVKDPRLARVTITDARVTPDLHDATVYYTVLGDNLESAPDHAAVTAALTSATGVLRTMVGQQTGVRFTPTLAFVADTIPTDSKRIDELLAKARESDAEVAQLASTAQPAGEADPYKAPREEESDPE